The genomic DNA CCTCCACGTCGCTGCTGGAGGGGCTGGTCTGGGGGCTGCGCGCCGGCGAGACAGCCGCCGACGCCGGCGACCCCGAGTTCGTGGAGGCGCCGGACCTGCTGGACAGCGACCCGGCGCTCCCGGACAACTTCGCCCGCGACAAGTTCGTCCGCCTGCGCCGCGTGATGGGCGAGTACGTGGGGCTCTCGCGGAACCGCGACGACCTCGGGCGCGCGCAGGGCGTCCTCCGGCGGCTGAAGGGCGAGGTCGACGCCTACACCCGGACGCGGACGAGCCGGGGCCTCTACGAACTCCGGTCGGCGACGGTCGTCGCCCTGCTCGTCTCCCGTGCGGCCAGCGAGAACCCCGAGTCGAAGGGGTGTCACTACCTCGAACCGCCGGCCGCGGCCGCCGAGGCGGAGGCCGACGGGGACTGACGATGCTCGACCCCGAGCAGGTCTCCCGCTGGCTCCGCGAGGACCTCGGCCACCACGACGTGACGAACCACGTCCCCGGCGAGACGGCCGGCCGGCTCGTCGTGAAGGAACCCGGGGTCGTCGCCGGCCTGGAGGCCGCCGCGGCCGTCTTCGACTACCTCGACGTGGCCGTGACCGAGCGGCTGGACGAGGGCAGGCACGTCGATTCGGGCGACGTGGTGCTGCGCACCGATGGCCCCGCGAAGGCCACGCTCCGCGCCGAGCGCACGGCCGTCAACCTCGCGGGCCACGCCTCCGGCATCGCCACCCGCACACGCCGCGCCGTCGACGCCGCCCGCGAGGTCGACGACGACGTGCGGGTCGCGGGCACCCGGAAGACCACACCCGGCCTCCGGGGCGTCGAGAAGCGCGCCATCGCCGCCGGCGGCGGTGACACCCACCGGCTCGACCTCTCGCACATGGTGATGGTGAAGGACAACCACGTCGCCGAGATGGGGCTGGAGGGCGCCGTCGAGCACTTCCGCGAGCGGGTCTCGTTCGCAACCAAGATCGAGGTGGAGGTCGGGGAGCCGGAACAGGGCCCCCGTGCCGCCGAGGCCGGGGCCGACATCGTCCTGCTGGACAACATGGACCCCGCGACGACCGAGCGGGCGGTCGACCTGCTGCCCGAGGGGGTGCTGGCGGAGGCGTCGGGCGGCATCACCGTCTCCGACGTGCCGGCCTACGCTGCGACGGGTGTGGACGTCATCTCCATGGGGTCGCTGACCCACTCGGCGCACAGCCTGGACCTGTCGTTCCGGACCGGGAGCAAGTGACGTTCGGCGCGGATTCTCCTCGACCGCCCGTGTTCGAGGCTCGCACCGCTCCGACCCGAGAGCCGTGTCCACCCGAACCTGGCACGAACTAACCTATCAATTGGCGAACTACTATATCTCCTTGCGAGTTCTATCGTGATCTATCATGGCAGTTACAACCCGCGTAGACGATAGTGCGCTAGCCGACCTCCGTGCGGCGTCGGGAGGGTCGGTGCTCCAGTCGGGCGACGATGGATACGACGAGGCCCGGACTGTCTGGAACGCGATGATCGACCGGAGGCCGGCGGTCATCGTCCGGCCGACGGGTGCTGCCGATGTCATCACGGCGGTGAACTTCGCCCGCGAGCACGACCTCCCGGTCTCCGTGAAGGGCGGCGGCCACAACATCGCCGGCAGGGCGGTCTGCGACGACGGGCTCGTGATCGATCTCTCGACGATGCGGTCGGTCCGCGTCGACCCGGAGGCGAGAACCGCCCGGGTCGGGCCCGGGGCGACACTGGCCGACGTCGACCGCGAGACCCAGGCCTTCGGACTGGTCGTTCCGACGGGTATCAACTCGACGACGGGAATCGCCGGCCTGACCCTCGGTGGCGGGTTCGGCTGGGTCTCGAGACGGTGGGGACTGACCGTCGACAACCTCCGGTCGGTCGACATCGTGACCGCGGACGGTCGGCTCCGTCACGCGAGCGAGACGGAGAACGAGGACCTGTTCTGGGGCGTCCGTGGCGGCGGTACCTTCGGTGTGGTCACCGACTTCGAGTTCGAACTCCACGAGTACGGCCCCGAGGTACTCTCGGGATTGATCATCCACCCGCTGTCGGATGCCCGCGCAGTGCTGGAGGAGTATCGGTCGTTCGCCGCCGCCGCGCCCGACGAGGTGACCCCGTGGGTCGTCCTCCGGAACGCCCCACCGCTCCCGTTCATCCCCGAGGAGTGGCACGGGGAGATGGTGCTCATCTTCGCCGTCTGCTACGCCGGTTCGGTGGAGGCGGGCGAGGCGGCGCTCGCCCCGCTCCGGGCGATCGGTGACCCCATCGTCGACGTCGTCTCACCCCACCAGTTCACCGACTGGCAGCAGGCGTTCGACCCGCTGCTCACCCCCGGCGCGCGCAACTACTGGAAGTCGCACAACTTCGTCGAGCTCACCGACGCGATGCTGGAGATCCTCCTCGAATTCACGGAGCGGATGCCCTCGCCGATGACCGAGGTGTTCGTCGGACAGCTGGGCGGCGCCATCAACCGCGTCCCGGCCGACGCGACCGCGTACCCCCACCGCGATGCCGAGTTCGTGATGAACCTCCACACCCGCTGGGAGGACCCGGCACAGGACGAGGCCTGCAAGGCGTGGGCCCGCGAACTGTACGACGCGATGCGCCCGCACGCCACGGGTGGCACCTACGTCAACTTCATCCCCGAGGAGGCGGGCGAGGAGCAGGCGGCCTACGGCGAGAACTACGATCGGCTGGTCGAACTCAAGGACCGCTACGACCCCGAGAACCTGTTCCGTCTGAACACGAACGTCCAACCGACGGCGTGAGGTGATCGAGACCCGACTGGGAACCCGGCTTCCGACCGGTCCACCGACGGACGGCCCCTGCCGCCGAGCGCGACCGGTTCGCCGGTGAGCCGGCTGCCCGGATTGTCTGTTTCAATCTCCTATATCTGGTCAGAAAGCATATCTAAGGGAATGGACCGGATTTCGAGTCCGAAAAATGTCTCCTATGGAGTTATCTGTGAATTATTCGGTCGAATCTCCCACGTCTCGAACACCAGTTCCAGCATTGCCTGTCTCCAGCACGATGCCCCCGTCGCTCTGTATCCCGTCGAACGCGAACGGGTCCGCGTCGTCGGCCAGCAGGAGCGAGCCGTCGAGGTCGGCGTAGTCACACAGTGGCGCGAGCGCCGCGCCCGCCGCGAGGGAGGCGTTCGTCTCGACCATGCAGCCGACCATCACCTCCAGGTCGTGCGCTCGCGCGGCGTGAACCTGCCGGAGGGCCGGCCACACACCGCCGGCCTTGTCGAGTTTCACGACGGCCACGTCCGCGCGGTCGGCCACATCCGGCACGTCGCTGGCCGTCACGCAACTCTCGTCCGCGGCCACGGGCAGCGAGGAGTGCTCGTAGACGAACCGCAGGCCCTCGCGGTCGCTGGCAGGGACGGGCTGTTCGACGAACTCGACGTCGGCGTCGGCCAGCCAGTGGCTCTTCCGGACGGCCTCGGCGGGCGTCCACGCCTCGTTGGCGTCCACGCGGAGGCCCGCATCGGGCGCGCCCTCGCGGACGGCCGCCACGCGCTCGCGGTCTCGTTCGGTCCCGAGTTTCACCTTCAGGTGCTCGAAGCCGGCCTCGACGGCGGCCGCCGCACGGTCGCGCATCTCGTCGGGCTCGGCGATGCCGACGCTGTAGCAGGAACGCGGCGCGCGTTCGGGGTCCGTGCCGAGGAGTGCGTGGAGCGGCTCGCCGACCTGGCGGCCGTAGAGGTCGTAGCACGCGATATCGACGGCCGCCTTCGCCGCTGGATTGTCGCGGACGACGCGCTCGAACGCGTCGTGCCGGCGCTGGTGCGCGCTCGGCGGTTCGCCCTCGACGGTCGCGAGCAGGTCGGGGAGGACGGACTCGGCCGTCCCGGCCGTCTCGCCGTAGTACGCGTCGGGGCAGCCGGCGCCGACGCCCTCGGTCCCGCGTTCGTCGGTGAGCCGGACCACGACGGACTCGGCGGTTGTCGTGGTCCCCCGGGAGATGCCGAACGGGGTGTCCAGTTCCATCGCCACCGTCTCGACCGACCAGTCCGCGATGGGTGCGGTCCCGGCCCGCTCGTCGGCCGTCATGCGTCGAGGTCCGTCGCATCGACGATGGCGTCGACGATGGCGTCCGCCCCGTCGCGGACGGGGTCGGCCGCCGGTACGCCCAGTTCGTCGCTGTACTCGGCGACGGCCCCGTCGCGGGCGTCGGCGTCGAGTTCGTGCGTGGCGACCGCGCCCGCGACGACCTCGGTGGGTGCGACCGCGCCGGCCAGCGTCTCGTACAGGTCCGCCACCTCGCGGGCGGGCGGAATCGGGAACGACTCGTACCCGTGGACGGCGTCGCGACCGGCGACGTGGCACATGACGAGCGCGTCCGGCATCGCGCCGTGGAGGAGGCTCGTCGTGACACCCGAGTACGCGGGGTGGACGAGCGAGCCCTGTCCCTCGACCACGAGGAGGTCGTGGTCCTCGGCGGCGGCGAGGACCATCCGCTCCGTGGCGCCGGCGGCGAAGTCGCTGATGGCCCGGTCGACCGCGATCCCCCAGCCCGCGACGAGGATGCCGGTCTGACCCGTCGGCACCATCGCCGCGTCGATGCCACGCTCGCGGGCGGCGTTCACCAGCTCGCACGTGGCGGTCATCTTCCCCGTCGAACAGTCCGTCCCCACGGTCTCCACGACGGTCGCGTCCACATCGCGAGCGCGTCCCTCGCTGACGCTCAGGTCGGCCGGCGGCTCGCGGATGTCGAACAGACGCGCGCCGTGTTCCTCGGCGAGCGCGACGAACTCCTCGTCGTCGTTCAGCCGGTAGTGGAGCCCCGCGACCACGTCCGCGCCGGCCTTCAGCGCCCGTTCGACGTCCTCGCGCCAGGAGCGGTCGAACCCGCCGCCGATGGGTGCGACGCCGATGACGAGCGTGTCGAAGGAGGGTGCCTCGTCGGCGCGCCCGACGATGGGCGCGTCCTGGGCGCGGTCGTCGTCGACGAAGTCCGAGACGGTGTAGTCGGTCTGCCAGCCGTGGCCCTCGCCGGCGATCTCGCGGTCGAGGACGGCCACGACCTCGTAGTCGGCGTAGCGGAGCACGCCGAGTGCGGTCTTCGCGCGGCCGGGGAACCCCTCGTGGGCGAGCAGGGCGACGCGCCCCGGGTCGAACCCGAGGGCGGTCGTCTCGCGTGCGTCGGTCATACGCCCAGTTGCGACCCGGCAGAGCATAAGAGCGCGGGCGGATGATTGATGGACGTCCGCGCCGGTGTCCCGGACGATGACACGGTGCCCTCCCCTCCGGGTCGCCCTGCTCGCCACGATACTGGTGCTCGCACCGGTCGCCGCGGTCGGTGCCACACCGACCGCCGCGCCCCCCGAGGACGGACCGACCGACCGGTCGGACCCGCCCCGGTCGATCCGGGACGTGCAGTCGGACGAGACCGTCCTGAACGTGACCGTGGTCGGCCGGACCGCGACGAACGCGGGGGTACCGACGATGGTGAACGTCACCAGCGTCGTCGCGACCGACCTCGACCTCGACCCCGCCCGGGTCCGCGTCGACCGGACCGGTGATACGGTCGAGGTGCTGGCGAACCGGTCCGACGCGGCCATCCTCGCGGCGCTCCGCGAGGCCGACGTGGACACCGACGACGTGGTGCTCCGCCGCGGCGTCTCGAACGAGACCCGCGACGCCGTCGTGACGGCGCTCCGTGAGCGCGTTGCGGCTGCGGGCCTCGATGGAACGTCGGTGACGGCGAGCGGTGATTCGCGCATCCGCATCCGGACGACCGCGGTCGACGGCGTCCGCTCGCTCGTGACCGTCCGTGGGGACGTGGCCCTCGTCGCTGGCTTCCCCGGTGCCGACGGCCCGCGCCGGGCCGAACTGGTCGACGCGAGCGGCATCGCTACCGTCGGGGCCGTCCAGGAACGACCCGGCGGGGCGCCGTACGTCCCGGTGACGCTGACCGAGGCCGCGGCCCGGAACTTCAGCGGGACGCTCGTCGAGAGGGGCCTCACCGACTCTGCGAACACGTCGGGGTGTCGCTACAGCGAGTCGCCCGACGCGCCGGGCTACTGCATCTTCACCGTCGTGGACGGGGAGATCGTCTACGCCGCGTCGCTCTCGGCGGGACTCGCGGACATCGTCCGCAGTGGCGAGTTCGTCGAGGATCCGAGATTCATCGTGACGGCGGCCAACGAGTCGACGGCGCGCCGCCTCGCCACGGCGCTCCGCACCGGGCCGCTCCCCGCACCGGTCCGCGTCGTGAACAGGACGGTTCCCGACGGGGCGGCCGTCGCCACGCCGGCGAACGGATCGGCGGCTCCCGGGACCTCGCCGACGCCGAGCCCCACACCGGTCGTCGACGGGACCCCGACGGCGAGCCCGACAGACCCGACGGCTGCCGCCGGTGACGACGGGAGTACCGGCGGGACCAGCACCGGCGGGCAGTCCGGCTTCGGGCCGGTGCTGGCGGTCTCGGCGCTGCTGGCGGCCGCTGGCCTCCTCCGTCGGCGTCAGAGGCCGTAGACCCGCGTCGTCCAGAAGTCGTGGTAGGCGTCGCCGAGTGCTTCCTCGGGCTTGCCGGTCGCGTCGACGGCGGCGGTGGCATCGGCTGCCTCGTCCAGTTCCTCGATGGCCTTCGAGTCCCCGACGAGGAACAGCCGGTCCACGTCGCTCCGGAGCGTCCGGATGACCATCGCACAGTCGTCGAGGTGGTCCTGGACCTGTTCGTCGCGGAGGCGGTCGAAGCGTGCCTGCGAGTAGCCACCCTTCGAGTGCTTGGACTTCACGTCGCTCTCGAAGCCCGAGAAGTCGACCCTGTCGACCCCCTCGTAGACACCCACCGCGAACAGGTCGGCCCGGACGAGTGCGAGCGCGTACCGACCCTGCGGGACGAACCACGCCGGCTCGACGGCGATGGAGTCGTCCCACTCGCAGAACGGCCCCGGCGGCACCGGGGGGTCGAGCGCAGTCGCCAGCAGCCCGGCATCGTCCGCGGCGACGAGACACGGCGCGGCGCGACGGACCAGCGGCGTCCGCTCGCCGAGCGTCTCCACGACGGGCGCGGGCAGGTCGTCGGCGTCCTCGACGTACGCGGTCAGGACGCCCTCGGGGTCGGTCCCGAACGAGCGCAGCCGGTCGAGCACGGCGTCCCGCCGGTCGCCGGCCACGTCCTCCCGGTACCGGAAGGTCAGGTCCTCGTCGCTCTCGGCCTGCTCCAGCTGCCCCTCGAGGTCGGCGATGCGGTCCTCGAGTCGGTTGATGCGCTCCTCGGCCTCCTGCTTCGCAGTGGATGCCTCCGCCCGACGCTCCTGTTCGGCCTCGAGCTGGCTCTCCAGGTGCTCCTTCTCGTCCTCGAGCTTCGCGATCCGCTCCTTGAGCTCCGTCTTCCCCAGGAGATTATCGAGCATGGCGGGGAGAACGGTCGCCGTGACGTAAATCCCGCGCCGTCGCGTGGGTGCCCCGGGTCACACCTGTCCTCCGCTGGACTGGTGTGTCTGTAGCGATTGGTGTGGTGGCGATAGGGAGGGCAGCAGCGACGATGGGGGGCTGTTGAAAGCCCCCGCGCGCTTGACCCGGCCCCGGCGACGAAAGGACCGCAGGCCGACCGGAGGGAGGCCGAGGACCGTGGTTCGAGAGAGCGGAGCTCTCTCGTCATCCTGAAAATCTCTGATTTTCAGAGACAGCGAGCCGCAACCGGTCGAGCGTCCAGGGGCTTCCAACCCGCTCGTTCCAGTCACAGAAAACATCGAACCAATCGATACAGCCAGCCCCTGCCTACCACGAATCAGCGACCGACCACAACAACTCAGGTCCGCGCCGAGCGCGATTCCTCGGCCACCTTCAGCAGCTGGTCGACGCGGTCGCGCTTCGCCAGCAGCACCTCCGTCAGCGTCGGCGGGTTCTTGACCCGTGTCGCTGCGAGCCAGTCGCCCGGGAGCGCGACCGTCTGCTCGGGGATGCCCGCCTCGCCGTGGACCGGGACGTGGGCGCCGCCGATCTTCATGACCAGCGGGCGTTCGCTCTCGTCGGGTGCCTCCCTCTCGTCCCGGTTCTCGGCCCCTGGAAGCCGCCCCGATGGCTCCATGGGGTCCGCCTCGGCCGGCCGGTCGATGGCCACGCTCCCGTCGTCCGAGCCCTCGAGCCACGTCTCGACGGGCTCGTCACCGTAGAGCTGCCCGGTGACGTGGTCGTGCTGCTCACGGTGCATCACCGGGCGGTCGCCGTCGTGGGGCTGGACGTACAGCCGACCCAGGTAGTAGCCGCTCGAGAAGCGTGCGAACATACTGTGTCGTGTGTCAACACGTACCTCGGCATAAGGCTTCCGGGCAACACATATGTCGAACCGCAACACGGCGATGGATTCGGCGGACGGGTGGCGGTCAGACGTCGGACGAACCGGCCCGGCCACGCCGCTCGCACTCCTCGCGCGGATCAGTCGTCACCCACGTCCGGGTGGGGGCGGGCCTCGCCATCGGCGGTCGTCCCCCGGAGACGTCGGACCCGTTCGCCGGTCGAGGGGTGGAGCGAGAGGACCCCACCGCCGTCGCGGAGGGCACCGGCGGCGCCGAGTCGTTCCAGCGCGCGAGCCATCGGCTCGGCGCCGACCGCCCCTGCGGCCTGGCGGTCGGCATCGAACTCCGTCCACCGGATGAGCCACAGCAGGGCCAGTACGGCCGGTATCAGGAGTGCGAGCCCCGCGAGGAACGCCCCCGGTATCTCGGCGGCGGTCGCGCCGAGCCACGGGAGCAGGAACGCTGCGGCGGCCCCGAGCCGGAGCGGAACGTGCCGGCGGCGATGGTGCCCGAGTTCGTGGGCCACCACCGCGGCGGCCTCGTCCGACGGGAGCCGTGAGAGCACACGCTCGGTCACGAAGACGACACGGCCGCCCGCCACGGGGAGTACGCCCGCGGCCACGGCCGTCGCGGGGCCATCGGCGCCGAGCGCGAGCACACGGACCCGGATGCCGTCTGGGGTCACCGGATGACCGCGCTGGCCCGGGTCGTCCCCGGCGAGGACCGGCGCCAGCGCGGCCCGCTCCTCGGGGTACAACGAGCGCGTGGGCACGAACCGCGGCACCACGACCGGCGGGAGCGCGGTCATCGCGAGTCCCAGCAGCCCCACCCCAGCGACCAGCCACCAGCCCGTCGGGAGCAGCGGCGCGGCGAGCGTCAGCAGGAGGGCGGGCCCGACGAGTGCCCCGTAGCCCAGCGCGAAGCGGCGAGGACGGCCGCCCCCGGCGAGGTGGGTCGCGAGCGCCGTGAGCGCGACAGGACCGACGAACGTGGCGGCCGTCGCCAGCGTCTCCGGCCAGTCCGGCCCCAGCCCGAACGTGCCCAGCCACGCCGCGAGGGTGCCGGTGAATCCGGCCACGATGGCCCACAGCGCCGCGGTCAGGCCGGCGATGGCGGCCACCGCGGGCCGCCGCAGCGGCGTGTGCGTGAACGCACCACGGCTCGCGACCGACCGGGCCATCGCGGCCCAGCCGACCAGCAAGAGCGTGTGCCCGGCGGCGACGGCGGCGAGCGAGCGCACGGGGTCCCATAGCCCCGGTTCGATTGTCAACCTTCGGTGGTCCACACCTGGAGCCCAGCCTGTGATGCTCACCGAGTCGATATCGATGGGTTCCTGTCCCCGCCTGCCGAACGACGACGTGTCGTGCCCTCCACCATGCACGCGCCGGTCGAGACGCAGCGCTGCGACCGTCCCGACGGACGGACGCTGACCTACGCCGTCGCCGGCGACCCCGACGGGGCGCCGGTCGTCGCCCACCACGGGACGCCCGGCTCCCGGCTGTTCGCCGCCCTGCTGGACGACGCGGCCCGCGAGCGTGGGGTCCGGGTGCTGGTCCCGGACCGCCCCGGCTTCGGCGGCTCGGACCCGCCGTCACCGGACTACCGGCCCGGAGCGATGCTCGGGCCGCTGCTCGCCGCCGAATCGCTCGACGCGGCGCCCGTCCTCGCGTTCTCCGGCGGCGGCCCGGCCGCGCTCGCCGCTGCCGGGGATGGGGATCGGGTGACTCGGGTCGCGCTCGTCGCCGGCGCGGTCCCCGGTGCCGGGAGCCCCCTCGACGCGCTGGCACGAATCCCGTTCGCGCTGCGGGCGCTGTTCCGCGTCTCGGGGGCCATCGCCCGAGTGCGCGGGCCGGAGGCGGTCGTCGGGCAGTACACCGACCGCGACGTGTCGGGGGTCGTGGCCGAGCAGGTCGCCGCCGACTTCCACGAGGGGCTCGCGCAGGGGGCCCGTGCGACGGCCCGCGAGTTCCGCCGGGACGACGCTGCCGTCGTGGCTCCCGGGGCGGTCGACGTGCCGCTTTCCGCGTGGCACGGACGCGGCGACGAGAACGTCCCGCTGGAGGCAGTCGAGGCGTTCGTGACGGCGGCGGACGGGTCGCTGCGGATACTCGACGCGGACCACCTCGGGACGCTGCTGGACGCGCGGGGGGAGGCGCTGGACTGGCTCGCTTCCGGGTGAGCACCGGCCGTGGTCCCGGCAGCGTCGAGCCCCCGCCCGCTCAGACGTGCTCGTCGAGGAACTCGACGACGCGGGTGTACGCCTCGATGCGGTTCTCCAGCTTCGAGATGCCGTGCCCCTCGTCCTCGAAGACGAGCTTCTCGACGGGGACGTGCTCGCTCGCCTGCTCGGCGATCTGCTCTGCCTCGCCCACCGGGACGCGCGGGTCGTTCGCGCCGTGGAGGACGAACAGCGGCGCCCGGATGGCGTCGACGTTGTTGATGGGGCTGATGGTCTCCAGGAACGCCCGGTCCTCGGCGAGCGAGCCGTACTCGGCCTCCCGGAGTTCGCGCCGCCAGGCACCCGTGTTCTCGAGGAACGTCACGAAGTTGGCGATGCCGACGATGTCGACGCCGGCCGCCCACAGCTCCGGGTACTCAGTGAGCGCCGCGAGCACCATGAAGCCGCCGTAGGAGCCGCCGAGCGCGACGATGCGCTCCGGATCGACGGCCGGGTGGTCGTGGAGCCAGTCGACCCCGGCGCGGAGGTCCTCCACCGAATCCATCCGGTTGCGCACGTCGTCCGCGCGGGTGTACGCCTTCCCGTAGCCGGTCGAGCCGCGGACGTTCGGCTCGAAGACAGCGTAGCCCCGCGAGACGAAGTACTGGCCGAGGGCGTAGAACGAGGGCCGGCGCTGGCTCTCCGGGCCGCCGTGTATGTCGACGATGACGGGCACCTCGCCGGGCCGCTCGTCGGCGTCCGCCGGGAGCGTGAGGAAGCCCGGAACCTCCAGCCCGTCGAAGCTCTCGAACCGGACCAGCTCGCGGTCGCGGAAGCTCTCGCGTGGGATGCCCGCGGTGCTCGCGCTGGTCCACCGCTCGGCCGTGCCCGAGTCGACGTCGACGACGTGGACGTTCGTGTTGGTGGTCGTCCCCGTCACGGTGATGGCGAACCGGTCGGCCGTCCCCGAGAAGCTCACACCGCCCGCGACGGCCTGTGGGAGGTCGGGCGTCGCCAGCTCCTCGAGTTCGGCCGGGCCGACGAGGTCGGCGACCGTGAGGTTCGTGTAGCCGTCGACGTTCCGCGAGTAGACCAGCCGCCCCGTCTCGTCGTCCAGCGCCACGCCGTCGACGTTCCACTCCTCGTCGACGACCAGTCGCTCGACCTCGAGGGTCTCGAGGTCCAGGCGCGCCAGGTACAGCGTGTCGTGGCCGTCGTCGGTGACGAGGTACAGCGCGTCCCCGTCGGGGCCGAAGCTCGCGCTCCCGTAGCGCACGTCCCCCTCGTGTGGCGTGAGGTGGCGGAGTTCGTCGGTCGCCAGGTCCAGCGTGTAGAGGTCCTGATCGAAGTTGGAGTGGCTCTCGTAGACGAGCAGCCGGTCGTCGCTCGGCGACCACCCGCCGACCGAGAGCCAGCCGTCGCCCTCGTGGTGCAGGGTCGCGTCGGTCCCGGTCTCGTCGCGTCCCTGCGTGTAGACGTCGAAGACGGCCTCGTCGCGCCGGTTCGACGTGAACGCGAACCGGTCGCCGTCGTGGCTCCAGCCGCCCCACTGGTGCTTGGCCTCGGGGTGCTGCGTGAGGTCGGTCACGACGTTCGTCTCCTCGTCGAGCAGATGGAACTGGAGCCGCTCGTTGCCCCCCTCGTCCATCCCGAAGACGAGTTCCGGGCGCTCGGGCGACCACGTGGCGAACGACACCGGCTCCTCGTAGAAGGTCCGCTGCTCGGGCCACGCCTGCGGGTCGTCGAGCGTCCACACCTGCGCGGTGCCCGTCGTGTCCATCAGGAAGGCGAGCCGCCCCTCGGGCGAGAGCGAAGCACCGTATGCACTCCTGACGTTGAGATACCGCTCCAGGTCGTACTCGTGCATGGTGTCGGGTCGTCCGGGGCGCGGATAGCGTTTCGCCTCGTGGATGTGGCCGTATCCGTTGGCACTCCCTACAGCCCAGCATCACACCACGGAGCCGACCCGACGACGCGGGAGCCGCGACCCACGGGATTTTTGCCGCGACTGCTCCCGTATCCCGACCATGCAGGTTGCCGTGGTCGCGCCCGAGACGACGCCGCTGGCCGACGCCGACGACCGTGCGGTCGCACGTGTCGAGCGGACGGCCCGTGGCCTCGCGGCCCGGGACCACGACGTGACCGTCTACTGCACGGGCTGGTGGAGCGACCGGCTCGACTACACGGAGACCCGCGAGCGCGACGGCGTCACCTACCGCGCCGTCACCGTCTCGCCAGCGACCACCTCCTACCACGCGCGGGTCCCCGCCCTGCTGGCGGCCGAACGCCCGGACGCCGTCCACGTCATCGGCGACCCGCCGGCCGTGCTGGCCGCGCGGACCGGCGCCACACTCGCGCGCGCCCCGCTCGTGGTGGACTGGTTCGGGGAGGACCCG from Haloglomus litoreum includes the following:
- a CDS encoding Vms1/Ankzf1 family peptidyl-tRNA hydrolase, with amino-acid sequence MLDNLLGKTELKERIAKLEDEKEHLESQLEAEQERRAEASTAKQEAEERINRLEDRIADLEGQLEQAESDEDLTFRYREDVAGDRRDAVLDRLRSFGTDPEGVLTAYVEDADDLPAPVVETLGERTPLVRRAAPCLVAADDAGLLATALDPPVPPGPFCEWDDSIAVEPAWFVPQGRYALALVRADLFAVGVYEGVDRVDFSGFESDVKSKHSKGGYSQARFDRLRDEQVQDHLDDCAMVIRTLRSDVDRLFLVGDSKAIEELDEAADATAAVDATGKPEEALGDAYHDFWTTRVYGL
- a CDS encoding DUF1611 domain-containing protein, which translates into the protein MTDARETTALGFDPGRVALLAHEGFPGRAKTALGVLRYADYEVVAVLDREIAGEGHGWQTDYTVSDFVDDDRAQDAPIVGRADEAPSFDTLVIGVAPIGGGFDRSWREDVERALKAGADVVAGLHYRLNDDEEFVALAEEHGARLFDIREPPADLSVSEGRARDVDATVVETVGTDCSTGKMTATCELVNAARERGIDAAMVPTGQTGILVAGWGIAVDRAISDFAAGATERMVLAAAEDHDLLVVEGQGSLVHPAYSGVTTSLLHGAMPDALVMCHVAGRDAVHGYESFPIPPAREVADLYETLAGAVAPTEVVAGAVATHELDADARDGAVAEYSDELGVPAADPVRDGADAIVDAIVDATDLDA
- a CDS encoding M48 family metallopeptidase — protein: MRSLAAVAAGHTLLLVGWAAMARSVASRGAFTHTPLRRPAVAAIAGLTAALWAIVAGFTGTLAAWLGTFGLGPDWPETLATAATFVGPVALTALATHLAGGGRPRRFALGYGALVGPALLLTLAAPLLPTGWWLVAGVGLLGLAMTALPPVVVPRFVPTRSLYPEERAALAPVLAGDDPGQRGHPVTPDGIRVRVLALGADGPATAVAAGVLPVAGGRVVFVTERVLSRLPSDEAAAVVAHELGHHRRRHVPLRLGAAAAFLLPWLGATAAEIPGAFLAGLALLIPAVLALLWLIRWTEFDADRQAAGAVGAEPMARALERLGAAGALRDGGGVLSLHPSTGERVRRLRGTTADGEARPHPDVGDD
- a CDS encoding dipeptide epimerase — encoded protein: MTADERAGTAPIADWSVETVAMELDTPFGISRGTTTTAESVVVRLTDERGTEGVGAGCPDAYYGETAGTAESVLPDLLATVEGEPPSAHQRRHDAFERVVRDNPAAKAAVDIACYDLYGRQVGEPLHALLGTDPERAPRSCYSVGIAEPDEMRDRAAAAVEAGFEHLKVKLGTERDRERVAAVREGAPDAGLRVDANEAWTPAEAVRKSHWLADADVEFVEQPVPASDREGLRFVYEHSSLPVAADESCVTASDVPDVADRADVAVVKLDKAGGVWPALRQVHAARAHDLEVMVGCMVETNASLAAGAALAPLCDYADLDGSLLLADDADPFAFDGIQSDGGIVLETGNAGTGVRDVGDSTE
- a CDS encoding DUF5802 family protein, with product MFARFSSGYYLGRLYVQPHDGDRPVMHREQHDHVTGQLYGDEPVETWLEGSDDGSVAIDRPAEADPMEPSGRLPGAENRDEREAPDESERPLVMKIGGAHVPVHGEAGIPEQTVALPGDWLAATRVKNPPTLTEVLLAKRDRVDQLLKVAEESRSART
- a CDS encoding FAD-binding oxidoreductase, which translates into the protein MAVTTRVDDSALADLRAASGGSVLQSGDDGYDEARTVWNAMIDRRPAVIVRPTGAADVITAVNFAREHDLPVSVKGGGHNIAGRAVCDDGLVIDLSTMRSVRVDPEARTARVGPGATLADVDRETQAFGLVVPTGINSTTGIAGLTLGGGFGWVSRRWGLTVDNLRSVDIVTADGRLRHASETENEDLFWGVRGGGTFGVVTDFEFELHEYGPEVLSGLIIHPLSDARAVLEEYRSFAAAAPDEVTPWVVLRNAPPLPFIPEEWHGEMVLIFAVCYAGSVEAGEAALAPLRAIGDPIVDVVSPHQFTDWQQAFDPLLTPGARNYWKSHNFVELTDAMLEILLEFTERMPSPMTEVFVGQLGGAINRVPADATAYPHRDAEFVMNLHTRWEDPAQDEACKAWARELYDAMRPHATGGTYVNFIPEEAGEEQAAYGENYDRLVELKDRYDPENLFRLNTNVQPTA
- the nadC gene encoding carboxylating nicotinate-nucleotide diphosphorylase yields the protein MLDPEQVSRWLREDLGHHDVTNHVPGETAGRLVVKEPGVVAGLEAAAAVFDYLDVAVTERLDEGRHVDSGDVVLRTDGPAKATLRAERTAVNLAGHASGIATRTRRAVDAAREVDDDVRVAGTRKTTPGLRGVEKRAIAAGGGDTHRLDLSHMVMVKDNHVAEMGLEGAVEHFRERVSFATKIEVEVGEPEQGPRAAEAGADIVLLDNMDPATTERAVDLLPEGVLAEASGGITVSDVPAYAATGVDVISMGSLTHSAHSLDLSFRTGSK
- a CDS encoding PGF-CTERM sorting domain-containing protein; its protein translation is MTRCPPLRVALLATILVLAPVAAVGATPTAAPPEDGPTDRSDPPRSIRDVQSDETVLNVTVVGRTATNAGVPTMVNVTSVVATDLDLDPARVRVDRTGDTVEVLANRSDAAILAALREADVDTDDVVLRRGVSNETRDAVVTALRERVAAAGLDGTSVTASGDSRIRIRTTAVDGVRSLVTVRGDVALVAGFPGADGPRRAELVDASGIATVGAVQERPGGAPYVPVTLTEAAARNFSGTLVERGLTDSANTSGCRYSESPDAPGYCIFTVVDGEIVYAASLSAGLADIVRSGEFVEDPRFIVTAANESTARRLATALRTGPLPAPVRVVNRTVPDGAAVATPANGSAAPGTSPTPSPTPVVDGTPTASPTDPTAAAGDDGSTGGTSTGGQSGFGPVLAVSALLAAAGLLRRRQRP